The following DNA comes from Bos indicus isolate NIAB-ARS_2022 breed Sahiwal x Tharparkar chromosome 3, NIAB-ARS_B.indTharparkar_mat_pri_1.0, whole genome shotgun sequence.
ccacttgacttcacattccaggatgtctggctctaggttagtgatcacaccatcgtgattatctgggtcatgaagatcttttgtgtacagttcttctgtgtatttctgccacctcttcttaatatcttctgcttctgttaggtccataccatttctgtcctttatcgagcccatctttgcatgaaatattcccttggtatctctaattttcttgaagagatctctagtctttcccattctgttgttttcctctatttctttgcattgatcgctgaagaaggctttcttatctcttcttgctattctttagaactctgcattcagatgcttatatctttccttttctcctttgcttttcacttctcttcttttcacagctatttgtaaggcctccccagagagccatttagcttttttgcatttcttatggtcttgatccctgtctcttgtacaatgtcatgaacctccgtccatagttcatcaggcactctgtctatcagatctaggcccttaaatctatttctcacttccactgtataatcataagggatttgatttaggtcatacctgaatggtctagtggttttccctactttcttcaatttcagtctgaatttggcaataaggagttcatgatctgagccacagtcaactcctggtcttgtttttgttgactgtatagagcttctccatctttggctgcaaagaatataatcaatctgattttggtgttgaccatctggtgatgtctatgtgtagagtcttctcttgtgttgttggaagagggtgtttgctatgaccagtgcattttcttggcaaaactctatcagtctttgccctgcttcattccgtattccaaggccaaatttgcctgttactccaggtgtttcttgacttcctacttttgcattccagtcccctataatgaaaaggacatctttttggggtgttagttctaaaaggtctttaggtcttcatagaactattcaacttcagcttcttcagtgttactggttgggacatagacttggattactgtgatattgaatggtttgccttggaaatgaacagagatcattctgtcatttttgagattgtatccaagtactgcatttcagacttttgttgactatgatggctactccatttcttctaagggattcctgcccgcagtagtagatataatggtcatctgagttaaattcacccattccagtccattttggtttgctgattcctagaatgtcgacgttcactcttgccatttcctgtttgactacttccaacttgccttgattcatgggcctgacattccaggttcctatgcaatattgctctttacagcatctgaccttgcttctatcaccagtcacatccacaactgggtattgtttttgctttggctccatcccttcattctttctggagttatttctccactgatctccagtagcatattggacacctactgacctggggaattcctctttcaatagcctatcattttgccttttcatactgttcatggggttctcaaggcaagaatactgaagtggtttgccattgccttctccagtggaccacattctgtcagacctctccaccatatcccacccgtcttgggttgccccacaggcatggcttagtttcattgagttagacaaggctgtggtcctagtgtgattagattgactagttttctgtgagtatggtttcagtgtgtctaccttgatgccctcttgcaacacctactgtcttacttgggtttctcttaccttggtcgtggggtatctcttcacggctgctccagcaaagcgcagccgctgctccttaccttggatgagaggtatctcctcaccgcccccctcctgaccttgaacgtggaatagctcctctgggccctcctgcgcctgcgcagccactgctccttgggtGTGGGGTTGCTCGCCTGGGCCGCGGTCCCTGGCCTCGGGCggtgggtagctcctcttggctgctcctgCGCTTAGACTTTACAAAAAGCTGGAGATTACTTACTGTGTAGTTATCAATAAAGTAATAGAACAAAATATAATGTTAGCATTTATCATCTTTCTAGCTGCATGCTTAGTATTCTGCCAGTTATAAATTATTCTTATGATTAACATACATAGAGAAAACTTAGCCAGGATAAGCCCAAAGCTACAATTAGTTTTGCCCTTTATTTGTTTTGGGgatctgttcttttctttccaaacaCACAGGAACCAACAGCTACTAAGGAGAATTTTATCAATTCTAAGGACAGGCAGAGGTGGATAAGCAGCATGGGCCATTTAGAAcaattttttaagtggaaaaaaaagaacagaaaggaaaaagtggtataaatgaataggaaatattttttgtttagaCCAAAGTCAACATTGATAGACACTCAGAATGTGTAtgataaattacttttaaattttgctgttaaaaaaaaaaattcacaaaatgcCTGGGTTCCTTTTTCATTTAGACTTTGGCACTTATGATGTCTAAGCTCTTCCTAAGATTTTATTCATAACTAGAGTGataaaaactataatttttcAGCAGTCAttattttgtatcatttattaTATCAATTTATACTCTGTATCTTTCATGGCATGGGACTACAGGGTCTGAGGGCTTGAgttttgagggatttttttttttttccccttctactaaAGCTTAGGGCTGCTCTACCAGACCTAAAGGCATTTTACCCTTTAAAACTTTACCTCATTCAGGCAGACTGTGATTACAGTGTTATTAttatattctataaaaataactttcacaGGAGCTGCTCATTTACCAGTAGAAACTGAAAATCAGCTTATAGAATTCTTTCTGGCTTATAAAAGTAGTCCAAAGTCTCAAAGCATGAAGAGAGAGGGTGAGGTGAGGGGAAGCTGAGCTGAAGATCAGGTAAACAGGTCCATGGATAGTTTAACTTTTCTGACTACTTAGAAACAGCAGCTGGATTGGTAAAGtgactttcttcatttatttctgtccagattatagaaataatttctcattttaaaactccACACTTTGGATTTACAGCACTGAAAAAGCCACTACTTATGATTCAAATTATAGTTAAATCTTAGCACCCAACATGAATGAtcatttatttagaataaatgatattaattctctttgttttgttttaggattCGTTTCTTTGCTGTTGGTGTAAATATGTGTGTTGGAATCACTGGCCATTTTCACCCAACATGTTTATATTACTCTATTTTCAGCCTGTGGCAAACTGATGAAAATCACAGGCCCAATTACAGTCAAGACATCTGGAACCCGATTTGGTGCTTGGATGACAGATCCGCTAGCATCTGAGAAAAATAACAGAGTATGTTGCTTCCTCAAATACCTTTGcttagaattatgttttattaaattttatgtcTACTAGATTATTCACTTGTTTTCAAGGACATCAATTTCTACTTGGAAAGTACTATACttactgtttgcaaatattttcagtttgatAATATTAACATATCTACAGATATATGTTAAACTTACTTTAGTAAAATGTTCTATCCTATAATTTATCAGTATAGTGAGCCTAATTTTTACTGGTTTTAAACCTGTTTTATGCTTTTAAAGAGCTAATTATAAGTGGACAAAATTCTCCGTATACTCCTATAATTTGCTCcttagtgtaaaaaaaaaaaaaaaaaaaaaaacactaaataagTAAAAATCTCAAGAGTTAACCAATTCACTAAACAAGCCACATATTCCTAGAATCTAGGGGTAATTTTAAAGAAACCATTGCTGAAACTTTAAGGGTATTTGGCAATATCCATATTAAGAAAATCAATATATTAGAAACATACCGTGGTTCTATTAATGTTCTATTACTGAACTCAGTATACATTAGGATTCTCAAGGGTTATATCCAAACAAGTTATATCCAATTAAGTTTAGTAGCTTAATtagtaaaattatttcattaaaaggtGCTTGTACCTATAGGATGATCCAATGAACAATTATTACTAGAAGGTTCTGTGGTGTCcataaagggaaaataagttgAATGTACAAAAGTAGACCATACATTTTTCAGAGCAAGGGgtggaataaataaattttccaaaTGTGATGATTTTTGCAATTATCACTAATCAAGTTGATCAGGTAAATGAACAAAGTGATGTGTTTTGCATTGATATATGATTCACTCAGTGATAAGCACCAAatgatcaaaaattttaaaaacaataaaaaaagaaaggacaaaaaaCCAAATCAATTTCAAGGCAGTACATTGTTCCTTTTCATATAGGCCATGCCACTGTTTTTTGTCAAAGTCTGCAGTACTATCACACTGCAGCAGTAAGTAGAAAGAGAACATTCCAGAGCCTGAGAATAACAATAGTAATATGTCCTGATTCTTAGTGTCTTTATTTTGGAATTCTCAAAAACgtatataatttaattattccattttcccccttttttccaGGTTTGGTACATGGACAGTTATACCAACAATAAAATTGTCCGTGAGTACAAATCAATTGCTGACTTTGTCAGTGGGGCTGAATCAAGAACATACAACCTCCCTTTCAAATGGGCAGGAACTAACCATGTTGTCTACAATGGCTCACTCTATTTTAACAAGTATCAGAGTAACATCATCATCAAATACAGCTTTGATTTGGGGAGAGTGCTTGCCCAACGAAGCCTGGAATATGCTGGTTTTCACAACGTTTATCCTTACACATGGGGTGGGTTCTCTGACATCGACTTAATGGCTGATGAAATCGGGCTGTGGGCTGTGTATGCAACTAACCAGAATGCAGGCAATATTGTCATCAGCCAACTTAACCAAGATACACTGGAGGTGATGAAGAGCTGGAACACTGGCTATCCCAAGAGAAGTGCAGGGGAATCCTTCATGATCTGTGGGACACTGTATGTCACCAACTCCCACTTAACTGGAGCCAAGGTGTATTATTCCTATTCCACCAAAACCTCCACATATGAGTACACGGACATTCCCTTTCATAACCAATACTTTCACATATCCATGCTTGACTACAATGCAAGAGATAGAGCTCTGTATGCCTGGAACAATGGTCACCAGGTCCTGTTCAATGTCACCCTTTTCCACATCATTAAGACTGAGGATGACACATAAGCAAATGTAATTTGTTGTCATCAATCTAAACAGTGTCATTTGTGATCAACTCTATAGGAccccttctgttttctctttattataaCTTTCATCATTTCTccaaagcattattttattataaagttgGTGTTTCAAAAAACATCTGAACTTGTATAAATTAACCTGTTGGAAACACATCTTAACTTCTTAATTTACAAGGCCTATCATGTCCTTGTCATGAAAAGCACTAAAAGAGCTTAAGTGGCTAAAGTCATACTTTTACAAAAGATTAATGATCTGCCTTATATTAGAGTCAGAGATTAATGGTGGCTTAAATGcatgaatgtctttttttttttttaatctgtcatttTTTACTGTGTTTTGCTCcacatcagaaaatattttggtaGGAATTAGGGGGAAAAACA
Coding sequences within:
- the OLFM3 gene encoding noelin-3 isoform X3 → MSLPLLKLGAVLSTMAMISNWMSQTLPSLVGLNTTRLSTPDTLTQISPKEGWQVYSSAQDPDGRCICTVVAPEQNLCSRDAKSRQLRQLLEKVQNMSQSIEVLNLRTQRDFQYVLKMETQMKGLKAKFRQIEDDRKTLMTKHFQELKEKMDELLPLIPVLEQYKTDAKLITQFKEEIRNLSAVLTGIQEEIGAYDYEELHQRVLSLETRLRDCMKKLTCGKLMKITGPITVKTSGTRFGAWMTDPLASEKNNRVWYMDSYTNNKIVREYKSIADFVSGAESRTYNLPFKWAGTNHVVYNGSLYFNKYQSNIIIKYSFDLGRVLAQRSLEYAGFHNVYPYTWGGFSDIDLMADEIGLWAVYATNQNAGNIVISQLNQDTLEVMKSWNTGYPKRSAGESFMICGTLYVTNSHLTGAKVYYSYSTKTSTYEYTDIPFHNQYFHISMLDYNARDRALYAWNNGHQVLFNVTLFHIIKTEDDT
- the OLFM3 gene encoding noelin-3 isoform X1; translation: MQATSNLLNLLLLSLLAGLDPSKTQISPKEGWQVYSSAQDPDGRCICTVVAPEQNLCSRDAKSRQLRQLLEKVQNMSQSIEVLNLRTQRDFQYVLKMETQMKGLKAKFRQIEDDRKTLMTKHFQELKEKMDELLPLIPVLEQYKTDAKLITQFKEEIRNLSAVLTGIQEEIGAYDYEELHQRVLSLETRLRDCMKKLTCGKLMKITGPITVKTSGTRFGAWMTDPLASEKNNRVWYMDSYTNNKIVREYKSIADFVSGAESRTYNLPFKWAGTNHVVYNGSLYFNKYQSNIIIKYSFDLGRVLAQRSLEYAGFHNVYPYTWGGFSDIDLMADEIGLWAVYATNQNAGNIVISQLNQDTLEVMKSWNTGYPKRSAGESFMICGTLYVTNSHLTGAKVYYSYSTKTSTYEYTDIPFHNQYFHISMLDYNARDRALYAWNNGHQVLFNVTLFHIIKTEDDT
- the OLFM3 gene encoding noelin-3 isoform X2 — protein: MQATSNLLNLLLLSLLAGLDPSKTQISPKEGWQVYSSAQDPDGRCICTVVAPEQNLCSRDAKSRQLRQLLEKELKEKMDELLPLIPVLEQYKTDAKLITQFKEEIRNLSAVLTGIQEEIGAYDYEELHQRVLSLETRLRDCMKKLTCGKLMKITGPITVKTSGTRFGAWMTDPLASEKNNRVWYMDSYTNNKIVREYKSIADFVSGAESRTYNLPFKWAGTNHVVYNGSLYFNKYQSNIIIKYSFDLGRVLAQRSLEYAGFHNVYPYTWGGFSDIDLMADEIGLWAVYATNQNAGNIVISQLNQDTLEVMKSWNTGYPKRSAGESFMICGTLYVTNSHLTGAKVYYSYSTKTSTYEYTDIPFHNQYFHISMLDYNARDRALYAWNNGHQVLFNVTLFHIIKTEDDT